The following coding sequences are from one Thermostaphylospora chromogena window:
- a CDS encoding cation:proton antiporter regulatory subunit — MDIEQTALPGIGLKHEFTTRSGRRIAVVSHRTGRRDLVIYDKTDPDQACETVQLNDEEAEALVELLGAPRIVQRLNDLHREVEGLVSLQLPIPSDSPYAGRPMGDARIRTRTGASVVAIVRGSQVIASPTPDLPLAAGDVVVVVGSRDSTSAVADILNHG; from the coding sequence GTGGATATCGAACAAACAGCACTGCCCGGCATCGGTCTCAAGCACGAGTTCACGACCCGTTCCGGTCGGCGCATCGCCGTGGTCAGTCATCGTACGGGACGGCGAGATCTGGTGATCTACGACAAGACCGATCCCGACCAGGCGTGCGAGACCGTCCAGCTGAACGACGAGGAAGCCGAAGCGCTCGTGGAGCTTCTCGGCGCTCCCCGTATCGTGCAGCGCCTCAACGACCTGCACAGGGAAGTCGAAGGGCTGGTCAGCCTGCAGCTTCCGATCCCCTCCGACTCCCCCTACGCCGGACGGCCGATGGGCGACGCGCGGATCCGCACCCGTACCGGCGCCTCGGTCGTCGCGATCGTCCGGGGGTCGCAGGTGATCGCCAGCCCAACCCCTGATCTCCCGCTCGCCGCGGGTGATGTGGTCGTCGTGGTGGGAAGCCGGGACAGCACCTCCGCCGTCGCCGATATTCTCAACCACGGATAG
- the folE gene encoding GTP cyclohydrolase I FolE — protein sequence MQSPETVIPDVTEPLKVDSARIEKAVREILLAIGEDPDRDGLRDTPARVARAYAEQFAGLGQTPEDVLTTVFDADHDEMVLVKDIEVYSTCEHHLVPFYGVAHVGYIPNEKGQITGLSKLARLIDVYARRPQVQERMTSQVADALDRVLEPRGVIVVIEAEHLCMTMRGVRKPGAKTITSAVRGSFRTSEKTRAEAMSLILGQ from the coding sequence ATGCAATCCCCCGAGACGGTAATCCCTGACGTGACTGAACCACTCAAGGTCGACTCGGCCAGGATCGAGAAAGCGGTCCGCGAGATCCTGCTCGCGATCGGTGAAGATCCTGATCGAGACGGCCTGCGCGATACCCCCGCCCGGGTGGCCCGGGCCTACGCCGAGCAGTTCGCCGGCCTGGGCCAGACCCCGGAAGACGTCCTGACCACGGTCTTCGACGCCGATCACGACGAGATGGTGCTCGTCAAGGACATCGAGGTCTACAGCACCTGCGAGCACCACCTCGTCCCCTTCTACGGTGTGGCGCACGTGGGCTACATCCCCAACGAGAAGGGGCAGATCACCGGGCTGTCCAAGCTGGCCCGGCTGATCGACGTCTACGCCCGCCGTCCCCAGGTGCAGGAGCGGATGACCTCCCAGGTCGCCGACGCGCTCGACCGGGTGCTCGAACCGCGCGGCGTGATCGTGGTCATCGAAGCCGAGCATCTGTGCATGACCATGCGCGGGGTGCGCAAGCCCGGCGCGAAGACCATCACCTCGGCCGTTCGCGGCAGCTTCCGCACCAGTGAGAAGACACGGGCGGAGGCGATGTCGCTGATCCTCGGCCAGTGA
- a CDS encoding NADH-quinone oxidoreductase subunit D yields MTEHEPTERIVGIGAGAKELATEDMILNIGPQHPSTHGVLRLRLTLDGERISSAEPIIGYMHRGAEKLFEVRDYRQIIVLANRHDWLSAFANELGVVLAVERMLGMEPPPRAVWARTLLAELNRVLNHLMFLGSYPLELGAMTPMFYAFRERETIQAVMEEISGGRMHYMFNRVGGLKEDLPEGWLSRVERAVADVRRRLPDIEDLMFGNEIFLARTRGVGVIDRETIMQYGVSGPIARASGVDFDLRRDEPYLAYGELPVKVATHTAGDCHARFQVLLEQVKVSLDLADACVARLRELPPGPINQRLPKVLKVPEGHTYAWTENPLGINGYYLVSRGEKTPWRLKLRSASYNNIQVLRELLPGHLVSDMIAILGSMFFVVGDIDK; encoded by the coding sequence ATGACCGAGCACGAGCCAACCGAGCGGATCGTCGGAATCGGGGCGGGCGCCAAAGAGCTGGCCACCGAGGACATGATCCTCAACATCGGCCCGCAGCACCCGTCCACCCACGGCGTCCTACGGCTACGGCTCACCCTCGACGGCGAGCGCATCAGCTCCGCCGAGCCCATCATCGGATACATGCACCGCGGCGCGGAGAAGCTGTTCGAGGTGCGCGACTACCGGCAGATCATCGTGCTGGCCAACCGGCACGACTGGCTGTCCGCCTTCGCCAACGAGCTCGGCGTGGTCCTCGCGGTCGAACGCATGCTCGGCATGGAGCCGCCCCCGCGCGCCGTCTGGGCGCGCACGCTCCTCGCCGAGCTCAACCGCGTGCTCAACCACCTGATGTTCCTCGGCTCCTACCCCCTGGAGCTGGGCGCGATGACGCCGATGTTCTACGCCTTCCGGGAGCGGGAGACCATCCAAGCGGTGATGGAGGAGATCTCCGGTGGGCGGATGCACTACATGTTCAACCGCGTCGGCGGCCTGAAGGAGGACCTGCCCGAAGGGTGGCTGTCCCGGGTGGAGCGGGCCGTCGCCGACGTACGGCGCCGCCTGCCCGACATCGAAGACCTCATGTTCGGCAACGAGATCTTCCTGGCCCGCACCCGCGGCGTGGGCGTCATCGACCGCGAGACGATCATGCAGTACGGCGTGAGCGGTCCCATCGCCCGCGCCTCCGGCGTCGACTTCGACCTGCGCCGCGACGAACCCTACCTCGCCTACGGCGAGCTGCCGGTGAAGGTCGCGACCCACACCGCGGGCGACTGCCACGCCCGCTTCCAGGTGCTGCTGGAGCAGGTCAAGGTCTCACTCGACCTCGCCGACGCCTGCGTGGCCCGGCTGCGCGAACTTCCCCCCGGGCCGATCAACCAGCGCCTGCCCAAGGTGCTCAAGGTACCCGAGGGCCACACCTACGCCTGGACGGAGAACCCCCTCGGCATCAACGGCTACTACCTCGTCTCCCGCGGCGAGAAGACCCCGTGGCGGCTCAAACTCCGCTCCGCCTCCTACAACAACATCCAGGTGCTCCGGGAGCTGCTCCCCGGCCACCTCGTCTCCGACATGATCGCCATTCTGGGATCGATGTTCTTCGTCGTGGGCGACATCGACAAGTGA
- the folP gene encoding dihydropteroate synthase yields MGVVNVTPDSFSDGGRWFDEDAAVRHGLELVRQGADIVDVGGESTRPGATRVSLEEELARVTPVIRRLAAEGVTVSVDTMRAEVAQAALEAGAKLVNDVSGGLADPQMARVVAAYGVPYVVMHWRGHSHDMDSRAVYTDVVTEVREELAKRVALVLAEGVAEEQIVLDPGLGFAKRPEHNWSLLAGMGRLAELGYPLLIGASRKRFLGRLLAGPDGSPRPFSECDDATAAVTAIAAHAGAWCVRVHQVSANADAVRVAAAWRRAGDAT; encoded by the coding sequence ATGGGCGTGGTCAACGTCACGCCCGACTCCTTCTCCGACGGGGGCCGGTGGTTCGACGAGGACGCCGCGGTGCGCCACGGGCTGGAGCTGGTGCGGCAGGGCGCTGACATCGTGGACGTCGGCGGGGAGTCCACCCGCCCGGGAGCCACCCGCGTGTCGCTGGAGGAGGAGCTGGCCCGGGTGACGCCGGTGATCAGAAGGCTCGCCGCCGAGGGCGTGACGGTGAGTGTCGACACCATGCGCGCCGAGGTCGCTCAGGCGGCGCTGGAGGCGGGCGCGAAGCTGGTCAACGACGTCAGCGGCGGGCTCGCCGATCCGCAGATGGCGCGGGTGGTGGCCGCGTACGGCGTGCCGTACGTGGTGATGCACTGGCGCGGGCACAGCCATGACATGGACAGCCGGGCCGTGTACACCGACGTCGTGACCGAGGTCAGGGAGGAACTGGCCAAACGGGTCGCCCTGGTGCTGGCCGAGGGGGTCGCGGAGGAGCAGATCGTGCTCGACCCCGGTCTCGGCTTCGCCAAGCGCCCCGAGCACAACTGGAGCCTGCTGGCCGGCATGGGACGGCTGGCCGAGCTGGGGTATCCGCTGCTGATCGGCGCGTCGCGCAAGCGTTTCCTGGGCCGCCTGCTGGCGGGGCCGGACGGTTCGCCGCGCCCGTTCAGCGAGTGCGATGACGCGACGGCCGCGGTGACGGCCATCGCCGCGCACGCCGGCGCGTGGTGTGTACGCGTGCACCAGGTGTCCGCCAACGCCGACGCCGTACGTGTCGCCGCCGCGTGGCGGCGGGCGGGAGACGCCACGTGA
- the folK gene encoding 2-amino-4-hydroxy-6-hydroxymethyldihydropteridine diphosphokinase, whose protein sequence is MKAVLSLGSNLGRRFDTLQGALDTLFDAPGLTFVAVSPVYETDPVGGPEQGPYLNAIVIAETSLEPHALLERALSVENAFGRERHERWGPRTLDVDLIAVDDQTCDDAELTLPHPRAHERAFVLVPWADVDPDAVLPGHGRVADLAARVGTAGVRRLDDRVLQVPM, encoded by the coding sequence GTGAAGGCCGTCCTGTCTCTCGGCAGTAACCTCGGCCGCCGGTTCGACACCCTTCAGGGCGCGCTGGACACGCTGTTCGACGCGCCCGGGCTGACGTTCGTCGCGGTGTCCCCGGTGTACGAGACCGATCCGGTGGGTGGTCCGGAGCAGGGGCCCTACCTCAACGCCATCGTGATCGCGGAGACCTCGCTGGAGCCGCACGCGCTGTTGGAGCGGGCGTTGAGCGTGGAGAACGCCTTCGGCAGGGAGCGCCACGAACGGTGGGGGCCGCGTACGCTCGACGTCGACCTGATCGCCGTCGATGATCAGACCTGCGACGACGCCGAGCTCACGCTGCCGCATCCCCGCGCGCACGAGCGGGCTTTCGTGCTGGTGCCGTGGGCGGACGTCGATCCGGACGCGGTCCTTCCCGGGCACGGGCGTGTCGCCGACCTGGCGGCCCGGGTGGGCACGGCCGGGGTGCGCCGCCTGGACGATCGCGTCCTGCAGGTGCCGATGTGA
- a CDS encoding nuclear transport factor 2 family protein → MNVDTVDVETVNQAFYTAIEEADIDKMHEIWATDSENLQVSCVHPGWPMLIGRSEVMRSWALLMANTPYIQFVLTDVRTAVFGDVAVLTCAENILTAGDAGESSFAAGKVVASNTFIRTAEGWRLWLHHSSPVMQAEDGEAG, encoded by the coding sequence ATGAATGTCGACACGGTCGACGTGGAGACGGTCAATCAGGCGTTCTACACCGCCATCGAAGAGGCGGACATCGACAAGATGCACGAGATCTGGGCGACCGACTCCGAGAACCTCCAGGTGAGCTGCGTGCATCCCGGGTGGCCGATGCTGATCGGCCGGTCGGAGGTCATGCGCTCATGGGCCCTGCTCATGGCGAACACGCCGTACATCCAGTTCGTGCTGACCGACGTGCGTACCGCCGTGTTCGGCGACGTGGCGGTGCTCACCTGCGCCGAGAACATCCTCACGGCCGGGGACGCGGGTGAGTCGAGCTTCGCGGCGGGCAAGGTGGTGGCGAGCAACACTTTCATCCGCACTGCTGAGGGGTGGCGGCTGTGGTTGCACCACAGCTCGCCGGTCATGCAGGCGGAGGACGGGGAGGCCGGGTGA
- a CDS encoding cation:proton antiporter gives MHAAILLLEIGGVLLGLGVLGALALRAGISPIPLYLIAGLAFGQGGILPLATSEEFISVGAEIGVVLLLLTLGLEYNADELVSSLRSNARGGIVDIVLNAAPGAAIALLLGWGPVAAIAMAGVTYATSSGITAKVLSDLGWIGNRETPVVLSLLVFEDLTMALYLPILTALLAGVSLVGGAITVAIALATVSVVLLVALRYGRFIEAFVSSPNNEVLLLKVVGLAMLVAGVAQQLQVSAAVGAFLVGIALSGELAEDAQQLLAPLRDLFAAVFFVFFGLQTDPSAIPPVAALAFVLALVSMATKLATGVYTARRAGIAKPGQARAGIALIPRGEFNIVIAGLAVGAGAHPDLGPLAATYVLILAAFGPLAARLVEPLITKIAKRA, from the coding sequence TTGCACGCTGCCATACTGCTTCTTGAAATAGGTGGAGTTCTTCTCGGTCTCGGCGTGCTCGGCGCTCTCGCTCTGCGCGCCGGGATCTCCCCCATCCCCCTATACCTCATCGCCGGCCTCGCCTTCGGTCAGGGTGGCATCCTCCCGTTGGCGACCAGCGAGGAGTTCATCTCCGTCGGCGCCGAGATCGGGGTCGTGCTCCTGCTGCTGACCCTCGGCCTGGAGTACAACGCCGACGAGCTGGTCAGCAGCCTGCGGAGCAACGCCCGCGGCGGCATCGTCGACATCGTGCTCAACGCCGCTCCCGGCGCCGCCATCGCGCTCCTGCTCGGGTGGGGACCGGTCGCCGCCATCGCCATGGCCGGTGTCACCTACGCCACCTCATCCGGCATCACCGCCAAGGTGCTGTCCGATCTGGGGTGGATCGGTAACCGCGAGACACCGGTCGTGCTCTCCCTCCTCGTGTTCGAAGACCTGACGATGGCGCTCTACCTGCCGATCCTCACCGCTCTCCTGGCAGGGGTGAGCCTGGTGGGCGGAGCGATCACGGTCGCCATCGCGCTGGCCACGGTCAGCGTCGTCCTGCTGGTCGCACTGCGGTACGGCCGGTTCATCGAGGCGTTCGTGTCCAGCCCGAACAACGAGGTGCTGCTGCTGAAAGTGGTCGGTCTGGCCATGCTGGTGGCCGGCGTGGCCCAGCAGCTCCAGGTCTCCGCGGCGGTGGGCGCGTTCCTGGTGGGCATCGCGCTCTCCGGCGAGCTGGCCGAGGACGCCCAGCAGCTGCTGGCGCCGCTGCGCGACCTGTTCGCCGCGGTGTTCTTCGTCTTCTTCGGCCTGCAGACCGACCCGTCGGCGATCCCTCCGGTGGCCGCGCTGGCGTTCGTCCTCGCCCTCGTCAGCATGGCGACCAAGCTGGCCACGGGCGTCTACACCGCGCGCCGCGCGGGCATCGCCAAACCTGGACAGGCACGGGCGGGCATCGCGCTCATCCCGCGCGGCGAGTTCAACATCGTCATCGCGGGCCTGGCGGTGGGCGCGGGCGCCCATCCCGACCTCGGTCCGCTCGCCGCCACCTACGTACTGATCCTGGCCGCCTTCGGCCCGCTCGCGGCGCGGCTGGTCGAGCCGCTCATCACCAAGATCGCAAAACGGGCTTGA
- the folB gene encoding dihydroneopterin aldolase, translating to MTARDSITLKGLRARGFHGCLAAERELGQEFVVDVTLRLDTAPAAAGDDLAETVDYGELAVRLVRVVEGEPVALLETLAQRLAEVCLAAGPVEEAVVSVHKPSAPIPVPFEDVVVSVTRRRE from the coding sequence GTGACCGCACGGGATTCGATCACCCTCAAAGGGCTGCGGGCGCGTGGTTTCCACGGCTGTCTCGCCGCCGAGCGGGAGCTCGGCCAGGAGTTCGTCGTGGACGTCACGCTCCGGCTGGACACCGCGCCCGCCGCGGCGGGTGACGATCTCGCCGAGACCGTGGACTACGGTGAGCTGGCGGTGCGGCTGGTGCGGGTCGTGGAGGGTGAGCCGGTGGCTCTGCTGGAGACGCTGGCCCAGCGTCTGGCGGAGGTGTGCCTGGCGGCCGGACCGGTGGAGGAGGCCGTGGTGAGCGTGCACAAGCCGTCCGCGCCGATCCCCGTACCGTTCGAAGACGTCGTGGTGTCTGTTACGAGGAGGCGCGAGTGA
- a CDS encoding DUF3180 domain-containing protein, which translates to MRPTRPAVLVAIVVVVTALTWIVIRPVYSSLPAVPWTAIPTLLMLALAEGYTGWMTRARIHRRPGTRPVEPLSVARLAALAKASSYTGAVFAGIFGGFVVYVSDRLEQETPLRDFFIAGGSFLSCVVLIAAALYLEFCCRIPEDRDEDDGSTPAA; encoded by the coding sequence GTGAGACCCACGCGTCCCGCGGTGCTCGTGGCCATCGTGGTCGTCGTCACCGCGCTGACCTGGATCGTGATCCGGCCGGTGTACTCGTCGTTGCCGGCCGTGCCGTGGACGGCGATCCCGACGCTGCTGATGCTCGCCCTCGCCGAGGGGTACACCGGGTGGATGACCCGGGCGCGGATCCACCGCAGACCGGGCACCCGTCCGGTCGAGCCGCTGTCGGTGGCCCGGCTGGCCGCGCTGGCCAAGGCGTCGTCGTACACGGGGGCGGTGTTCGCCGGGATCTTCGGCGGTTTCGTGGTCTACGTCAGCGACCGGCTGGAGCAGGAGACGCCGCTGCGCGACTTCTTCATCGCCGGCGGGTCGTTCCTCTCGTGCGTGGTGCTCATCGCGGCAGCGCTCTACCTGGAGTTCTGCTGCCGCATCCCGGAGGATCGCGACGAGGACGACGGTTCCACGCCCGCGGCCTGA
- a CDS encoding Rossmann-like and DUF2520 domain-containing protein, whose product MDASDRPARLAVGVLGAGRVGSVLGAALANAGHRVVAASGVSDDSRRRSEKRLGVSPVSPEEVVRRSELVLATVPDDVLPDLVSGLAATGVDLAGKIFVHASGAYGLSVLDPATRAGAIPLALHPVMTFTGKDDDLTRVVGCSFGVTAPEALRPVAEALVIEMGGEPVWIAEADRALYHAALANAANHMVTLIAESSELLAGIGVEHPGRMLGPLLGAALDNVLRLGIAGLTGPVVRGDAGTVRKHVDALILAAPEAADAYVALARLTADRALAAGLLKPEAAERLLDALGGNIWT is encoded by the coding sequence ATGGACGCTAGTGATCGCCCGGCGCGGCTGGCCGTAGGTGTACTCGGGGCGGGACGGGTCGGATCGGTGCTGGGCGCGGCTCTGGCGAACGCCGGCCACCGGGTGGTGGCCGCCAGCGGCGTCTCCGACGACTCCCGCCGCCGGTCCGAGAAACGGCTGGGCGTCTCGCCGGTCTCGCCGGAGGAGGTGGTCAGGCGGTCGGAGCTGGTCCTCGCGACCGTCCCCGACGACGTGCTCCCCGACCTGGTCTCCGGTCTGGCGGCCACGGGCGTCGACCTCGCGGGGAAGATCTTCGTGCACGCGAGCGGCGCGTACGGTCTGTCCGTGCTCGATCCGGCCACCCGGGCCGGTGCGATCCCGCTGGCCCTGCACCCGGTGATGACCTTCACCGGCAAGGACGACGACCTCACCCGCGTGGTCGGCTGCTCGTTCGGGGTCACCGCGCCGGAGGCGCTCCGACCGGTCGCCGAGGCGCTGGTGATCGAGATGGGGGGCGAGCCGGTGTGGATCGCCGAAGCCGACCGCGCCCTCTACCACGCGGCGCTGGCCAACGCCGCCAACCACATGGTCACGCTGATCGCGGAGTCCTCGGAGCTGCTGGCCGGGATCGGGGTGGAGCATCCGGGCCGGATGCTCGGCCCGCTGCTGGGCGCGGCCCTGGACAACGTGCTGCGCTTGGGCATCGCCGGTCTCACCGGCCCGGTCGTGCGCGGCGACGCCGGCACCGTGCGCAAACACGTGGACGCGCTGATCCTCGCCGCGCCGGAGGCCGCCGACGCCTACGTCGCGCTGGCCAGGCTGACCGCCGACCGTGCCCTGGCGGCGGGACTGCTCAAGCCGGAGGCGGCGGAGCGCCTTCTCGACGCCCTGGGAGGAAACATATGGACCTGA
- a CDS encoding SAM-dependent methyltransferase, with protein MARDSVRSVWLTWRAAMERALYGPGGFYLRERPSGHFRTSVNASPVFAEAMLAVLTDVDARLGHPPRLDLVDMGAGEGALVSTVLALAPPDLARRLRVTAVDLAPRPAGLAEEIVWTSGPPDSITGLVVANEWLDNVPLDVVERTERGPRLVEVDSATGRERLGPPPHDADLEWLERWWPLTRVGQRAEVGRTRDEAWASVIRRIARGRAIAVDYAHFLAERPPCGTLTGYRDGVVVPPVPDGSCDITAHVALDACAEAGRTAGPPAVLTTQRAALSALGFDGRRPALETARSDPRGYLRALTRASQEAELINPDGLGGFIWLCQDIDR; from the coding sequence GTGGCGCGGGATAGCGTCAGGAGCGTGTGGCTCACCTGGCGGGCGGCGATGGAGAGGGCCCTGTACGGGCCGGGCGGTTTCTACCTTCGTGAGCGGCCTTCCGGCCACTTCCGCACCTCGGTGAACGCCTCTCCCGTCTTCGCCGAGGCGATGCTCGCCGTGCTCACCGACGTGGACGCCCGCCTGGGGCATCCGCCCCGGCTCGACCTGGTGGACATGGGCGCGGGCGAGGGCGCCCTGGTGAGCACGGTGCTGGCCCTGGCGCCGCCGGACCTGGCCCGCCGGCTGAGGGTGACCGCCGTCGACCTCGCTCCGCGACCGGCCGGGCTGGCCGAGGAGATCGTGTGGACGAGCGGTCCACCGGATTCGATCACCGGTTTGGTGGTGGCGAACGAGTGGCTGGACAATGTGCCGTTGGACGTGGTGGAGCGGACCGAGCGCGGACCGCGGCTGGTCGAGGTGGACTCGGCCACGGGCCGGGAGCGCCTCGGGCCGCCTCCCCACGACGCCGATCTGGAGTGGCTGGAGCGCTGGTGGCCGCTGACCCGTGTCGGCCAGCGGGCGGAGGTGGGTAGGACGCGCGACGAGGCGTGGGCGTCGGTGATACGCCGTATCGCGCGCGGGCGCGCCATAGCGGTGGACTACGCTCACTTTCTCGCGGAGCGCCCCCCGTGTGGAACCTTGACGGGTTACCGCGACGGCGTGGTGGTTCCCCCCGTACCGGACGGCTCCTGCGACATCACGGCGCATGTGGCGCTGGATGCCTGCGCGGAGGCCGGCCGTACGGCGGGCCCACCCGCGGTGTTGACCACCCAACGGGCTGCGCTGAGCGCCCTGGGGTTCGACGGGAGGCGGCCCGCGCTGGAGACGGCGAGGTCGGATCCGAGGGGGTACCTGCGGGCGCTGACCCGGGCGTCTCAAGAGGCAGAGCTGATCAATCCGGACGGTTTGGGCGGATTTATATGGCTTTGCCAAGACATAGACCGGTAG
- a CDS encoding cytochrome P450, translating into MRFDPWNPDFVAHPYDVYAELRATAPVSFFEPTGQWLIARHADVNALLRDRRLGRSYLHLGTHEDFGRQPEPEFQEPFWRVIRAGMLDVEPPVHTRLRRLVSKAFTPRMVESLRPKIREIATELAEGLVERGGGDLIAEVAEPLPVIVIAEMLGIPEADRHLLRPWSADICGMYELNPTLEAQHAAVRAATEFAAYLRDLAATRRNAPGDDLISALAQVVDEGDRLTEDELIGTCVLLLNAGHEASVNATGNGWWALFRNPGELERLRADHSLLPTAVEELLRWDTPLQMFERWVLEDITVGGVRIPRGVEVALLFGSANRDEEVFSEPDRLDVGRTDNPHITFGAGIHYCLGAPLARIELVESFGALLRAAPRMEPAETPRWKPNYVIRGLSALHVTV; encoded by the coding sequence GTGCGTTTCGATCCATGGAATCCGGATTTCGTGGCCCATCCCTATGACGTCTATGCGGAGCTGCGGGCCACGGCCCCGGTGAGCTTCTTCGAACCGACCGGCCAGTGGCTGATCGCCCGGCACGCCGACGTCAACGCCCTGCTCAGAGACCGTCGGCTCGGCCGCTCCTACCTCCACCTCGGCACCCACGAGGACTTCGGCAGGCAGCCGGAGCCGGAGTTCCAAGAGCCGTTCTGGAGGGTCATCCGGGCGGGCATGCTCGACGTCGAGCCGCCCGTCCACACGCGGCTGCGCCGCCTGGTCTCCAAGGCGTTCACCCCCCGCATGGTGGAGTCGCTGCGGCCGAAGATCAGAGAGATCGCCACCGAGCTGGCCGAAGGGCTGGTCGAACGCGGCGGCGGTGACCTCATCGCCGAAGTGGCCGAGCCGCTGCCGGTGATCGTGATCGCCGAGATGCTCGGCATCCCGGAGGCCGACCGCCACCTGCTGCGCCCGTGGTCGGCCGACATCTGCGGCATGTACGAGCTGAACCCGACCCTGGAGGCTCAGCACGCCGCGGTGCGCGCCGCCACGGAGTTCGCCGCCTACCTGCGCGACCTGGCCGCGACCCGCCGGAACGCCCCCGGCGACGACCTGATCAGCGCGCTCGCCCAGGTGGTGGACGAGGGCGACCGGCTCACCGAGGACGAACTGATCGGCACCTGCGTGCTGCTGCTCAACGCCGGGCACGAGGCGTCGGTGAACGCTACGGGCAACGGCTGGTGGGCGCTGTTCCGCAACCCGGGCGAGCTGGAACGGCTCCGCGCCGACCACTCGCTGCTGCCCACGGCCGTGGAGGAGCTGCTGCGCTGGGACACGCCGCTGCAGATGTTCGAGCGCTGGGTTCTGGAGGACATCACCGTCGGCGGGGTGCGCATCCCGCGCGGCGTCGAGGTGGCCCTGCTGTTCGGCTCGGCCAACCGCGACGAGGAGGTCTTCTCCGAGCCGGACCGGCTCGACGTCGGTCGCACCGACAACCCGCACATCACCTTCGGCGCGGGCATCCACTACTGTCTGGGCGCGCCGCTGGCCCGGATCGAGCTGGTGGAGTCCTTCGGCGCGCTGCTGCGCGCGGCGCCCCGGATGGAGCCGGCCGAGACGCCGCGCTGGAAGCCGAACTACGTCATCCGCGGCCTGTCCGCGCTGCACGTGACGGTCTGA